The Cryptomeria japonica chromosome 9, Sugi_1.0, whole genome shotgun sequence DNA segment TCTGTTGGCTTCCATTTCTCAACCAAAGATGCCAAAACATTGACAGCATTGACCATATCAGGACGTTGATAGTACTCTCTCGCAGTACAATGACCTGCTAGTTCTGCAACAGTGCAAATGCTTTCAAAAGTTTCATCTGTCACTTCCAGAACTCGATCTATTGCCTTCAAGAATGATTCCTTGTTTGAGTTCATTCGGTGGAACCGTGATACCAAATGAATGCTCTCTTTGGGCTCATTTTCGTCTAGGGCCTTTCTGTTATAAGCTCCATTAACACAACACTTCCGTTATAAGCTCTATTAACACAACACCAAAACTGAACACATCTGCTTTTGTGGTTATTCGCCCAGTAACTAACCCAAAGCAAAAAGGATTACAAAACATTAGAATCAATACAAGTTATAGACTGAACAAAATTCAAAAGCCATTACCAACTTCTGAATCTAGGCAAAATTCCTGACCTCTGCAAGGTCATTCTATACCAGACAATTCCAACTTACCTAGTGGAAAAATCTATGTACTGCACAAGAATCTCATTATTACATTATTTCCCGATTATTGAAAaaatcatgccaaaacaatttcCCTGTATATCCTGCAAGAGTTCATCTAAAGGCCACATAAATTCCCAAAAGAACTAATACAGTTTTTTTCTGTGGAAGTAAGTGACCATATACTTTGAGGTGAGAAAGGAAGCTAAAGAAATACCTGCATATTCAGGCACTGATTATCCAAAAGTGCCTGCTAATCTTGTCTCAACAGAGTACTTTCCCTCTGGTGCCAACTTCACCAATCCAAAATCAGAAACCTTAGCATGAAAATCATCCCCAATAAGTAT contains these protein-coding regions:
- the LOC131038872 gene encoding receptor protein kinase TMK1; the protein is MNSNKESFLKAIDRVLEVTDETFESICTVAELAGHCTAREYYQRPDMVNAVNVLASLVEKWKPTDLENDEYGGIDFDITFPQALKKWQEFEGTSMSGTDDRKGSLPTRPTGFAESFTSADGC